The Pectinophora gossypiella chromosome 10, ilPecGoss1.1, whole genome shotgun sequence genome contains a region encoding:
- the LOC126370265 gene encoding D-aspartate oxidase: protein MDKNNPSIAVLGAGVVGMTVARILQDRLRNVNVTVLADKFQEDTVSAVAAGIFRPGTSFKGATKEITKQWINDSWYYWQHILNTSEAPQAGVMALSTYIFSKNNYHVTRNHLIEDLVPSYRPVDANELKLCGEGWKHGSYFSTVKIGCERYLPWAERIFMEKGGKIVQKKIKNFTSLPQKFDLVFNCTGMGAKYLCNDYDLVPMRGQVIKARAPWLKTAFYGDYDTYIIPGHDGIATLGGVRQYDSYNMEVCKHDAAAIFERCCELLPSLKKAEIVSHKVGLRPHRVPVRVEPELIDGVKVVHCYGHGGYGVMCSPGTGLQAVKIGVDLMKSNLKNKL from the coding sequence ATGGACAAAAATAATCCAAGTATCGCGGTTCTGGGCGCTGGTGTAGTAGGAATGACAGTAGCTCGAATATTGCAGGACAGACTGAGAAATGTAAACGTGACGGTGCTGGCAGACAAGTTTCAAGAGGACACGGTGAGTGCTGTCGCAGCAGGAATCTTTCGCCCTGGAACCAGTTTTAAAGGAGCTACGAAGGAAATTACTAAGCAGTGGATCAACGACTCTTGGTATTACTGGCAACATATACTCAACACATCAGAAGCACCACAAGCCGGCGTCATGGCGCTGTCTACCTACATATTCTCAAAAAATAACTATCACGTCACAAGAAATCATTTAATAGAAGACTTAGTACCCAGCTATCGACCTGTAGATGCTAATGAGTTGAAACTGTGTGGTGAAGGATGGAAGCACGGGTCATACTTTTCCACTGTAAAAATTGGATGCGAAAGATACTTGCCTTGGGCTGAGAGAATATTTATGGAAAAAGGCGGGAAAATTGTTCAAAAGAAAATCAAGAATTTCACATCACTACCACAGAAGTTCGATTTAGTTTTCAACTGCACCGGAATGGGCGCGAAATATTTATGTAATGATTATGATTTGGTGCCGATGCGGGGTCAAGTAATAAAAGCTAGAGCGCCGTGGTTGAAGACGGCATTCTACGGGGATTATGATACGTATATTATACCTGGGCACGACGGGATTGCTACTTTAGGCGGGGTGCGGCAGTATGATAGTTACAATATGGAAGTTTGTAAGCACGACGCTGCCGCTATATTTGAGAGGTGTTGTGAGTTATTGCCGTCATTGAAAAAGGCGGAAATTGTGAGTCATAAAGTAGGGCTGCGACCTCACAGAGTGCCAGTGAGGGTAGAGCCCGAGTTGATAGACGGTGTGAAGGTAGTTCACTGTTACGGCCATGGTGGTTACGGTGTGATGTGCTCCCCGGGGACAGGATTGCAAGCGGTGAAAATAGGCGTCGACTTGatgaaaagtaatttaaaaaataaattataa
- the LOC126370308 gene encoding uncharacterized protein LOC126370308, protein MATLKSDLDQYLLQNENRRSYKISLPFSTPSFLSRNNDETPSSTSSAGTWFEEVQKEYCTLSRTQRFMGFGVCLFFGILCFILSFLYIPILLLQARKFALLFTLGSLFLIFSFSFLYGPWNHIKSLFSKEKALNTSLYGFTLFGTLYCALHLQSTPWTIVFAVFQVMALFWMMMGSIPGGSTGARFFGSMFKSSVSNTLPI, encoded by the exons ATGGCGACGTTGAAGTCTGATTTGGATCAATATTTGCTACAAAACGAGAACCGAAGAAGTTACAAGATTAGTTTACCGTTCTCAACTCCTAGCTTTTTATCTAGGAACAATGACGAGACGCCTAGTAGTACTAGCAGCGCAGGAACATGGTTCGAAGAAGTTCAGAAAGAATACTGTACATTG AGCCGAACGCAGCGGTTTATGGGCTTCGGAGTGTGTTTGTTCTTCGGAATTTTATGCTTCATTCTGTCATTCCTGTATATACCGATTTTACTGCTACAAGCCAGAAAGTTCGCTCTGTTATTCACTCTGGGaagcttatttttaatattcag CTTCAGCTTCCTCTATGGTCCATGGAACCACATTAAGTCACTGTTTTCAAAAGAGAAAGCCCTCAATACATCTTTGTATGGGTTCACACTCTTCGGCACACTATACTGTGCGCTACATCTACAAAGCACACCGTGGACCATAGTGTTTGCAGTGTTCCAAGTCATGGCCCTGTTCTGGATGATGATGGGGTCCATCCCTGGAGGTTCCACCGGAGCGAGGTTCTTCGGAAGCATGTTCAAGTCCTCCGTATCAAACACTTTACCCATTTAA